From Streptomyces sp. TLI_053, a single genomic window includes:
- a CDS encoding AMP-binding protein, giving the protein MTETLRAGTGGANAGAADATHTGLVLAGLARDPGRVALRYGERSWTAADCLADVYRLARALRSTGLGRGDGVTLLTGNRPEALLVRLAANLIGCRVALLPTDRPLAELIALAGSAGTDAFVFDPAGCDVAAAGVAAALPSARLLALGPGRLGPGPLSPGPLSPGRLGPGPLDPGRLGTDLTALAEPLSPEPVAPRFRPQDVMAIRFTGGSTGRPKGVLRRFARPPRPELVAGSVFLLCTALCHGGGTTADLALAAGGTVVLQDGFAAEEVLAAIERYRVTRVYLPPHLLYRVLDHPALPRTDTGSLRRITYTGCPAAPERLAEATRRLGRVLHQTYSLTECGPVTRLTPDEHLDPRLLTTAGRPLPDTGVRILDEHGRPLPTGGVGRIWVSTPTVMQGYWRDPGSTARVLRDGWLDTGDLGSLDGAGYLTVSGRRDPVAIVDAHNVFPREVEGPLLTHPAVREAVMFTTTDRDRLQHAHAAVTVDPGSAVTTAELRRWVRERGGPACEPATVLVLPDIPLSGTGKPDLGALRALVPDPADPAAPAALATPAAATAAAAATSPMPPTTPPPPAAPVPTAPGAHGPA; this is encoded by the coding sequence GTGACAGAGACGCTGCGGGCCGGGACGGGCGGGGCGAATGCCGGGGCGGCGGACGCGACGCACACCGGGCTGGTGCTGGCCGGGCTGGCCCGGGATCCGGGGCGGGTCGCGCTGCGGTACGGGGAGCGGTCGTGGACGGCCGCCGATTGCCTCGCGGACGTGTACCGGCTCGCCCGGGCGCTGCGCTCCACCGGGCTGGGGCGCGGTGACGGCGTCACCCTGCTGACCGGGAACCGGCCGGAGGCACTGCTGGTGCGGCTCGCCGCGAATCTGATCGGCTGCCGGGTGGCGCTGCTCCCCACCGACCGGCCGCTCGCGGAGCTGATCGCGCTGGCCGGGTCGGCGGGGACGGACGCGTTCGTGTTCGACCCGGCGGGGTGCGACGTGGCGGCGGCCGGTGTCGCGGCCGCGCTGCCGTCGGCCCGGCTGCTGGCCCTCGGTCCGGGCCGGCTCGGTCCCGGCCCACTCAGCCCCGGCCCACTCAGCCCCGGCCGGCTCGGTCCCGGCCCGCTCGATCCCGGCCGGCTCGGCACGGATCTGACGGCGCTGGCCGAACCGCTGTCGCCCGAGCCGGTGGCGCCCCGGTTCCGGCCGCAGGACGTCATGGCGATCCGCTTCACCGGCGGCTCGACCGGGCGACCGAAGGGGGTGCTGCGCCGATTCGCCCGGCCGCCGCGCCCGGAGCTGGTCGCCGGATCGGTCTTCCTGCTCTGCACGGCGCTCTGCCACGGCGGCGGGACGACGGCCGACCTGGCCCTCGCGGCGGGCGGCACCGTGGTACTGCAGGACGGCTTCGCGGCGGAGGAGGTCCTGGCGGCGATCGAACGGTACCGGGTGACCCGGGTCTACCTTCCGCCGCACCTGCTGTACCGGGTGCTCGACCACCCCGCGCTCCCCCGGACCGACACCGGCAGCCTGCGCCGCATCACCTACACCGGCTGCCCGGCGGCGCCGGAGCGGCTGGCCGAGGCCACCCGCCGGCTGGGCCGGGTGCTGCACCAGACCTACAGCCTCACCGAGTGCGGCCCGGTGACCCGGCTCACCCCGGACGAGCACCTCGACCCCCGGCTGCTGACCACGGCCGGGCGGCCGCTCCCGGACACCGGCGTGCGGATCCTGGACGAGCACGGCCGCCCGCTGCCGACCGGCGGCGTCGGGCGGATCTGGGTGAGCACGCCGACCGTGATGCAGGGCTACTGGCGCGATCCCGGTTCGACCGCGAGGGTGCTCCGGGACGGCTGGCTGGACACCGGTGATCTGGGCTCGCTGGACGGCGCGGGGTATCTCACGGTGTCCGGGCGGCGCGATCCGGTGGCGATCGTCGACGCCCACAACGTCTTCCCCCGGGAGGTCGAGGGGCCGCTGCTGACGCACCCGGCGGTGCGCGAGGCGGTCATGTTCACCACCACCGACCGGGACCGGCTCCAGCACGCGCACGCCGCCGTGACGGTCGATCCCGGCAGCGCCGTGACGACGGCCGAACTGCGCCGCTGGGTGCGGGAGCGGGGCGGGCCGGCGTGCGAGCCCGCGACGGTCCTGGTGCTGCCGGACATCCCGCTGTCCGGGACCGGCAAGCCGGACCTGGGGGCGCTCCGGGCCCTGGTACCGGACCCGGCCGACCCTGCGGCACCTGCCGCACTCGCAACACCCGCAGCAGCCACAGCAGCCGCAGCAGCCACGTCACCGATGCCGCCCACAACACCGCCGCCACCCGCGGCACCGGTGCCGACGGCGCCAGGGGCGCACGGCCCGGCGTAG